Proteins encoded in a region of the Populus nigra chromosome 3, ddPopNigr1.1, whole genome shotgun sequence genome:
- the LOC133689975 gene encoding ankyrin repeat-containing protein ITN1-like — protein MEYGIEEENEMDLEKGLDKPFNSSPNLLAEVSSSSSLPFPSPTPSPAATPRATLVFTNSGKKLLVSNSSKSLVVSNSGKRFDRKKYLRQVTGRHNDTELHLAAQRDDLEAVKRILGEIDEQMIGTLSGTDFDAEVAEIRSAVVNEVNELGDTALSTAAERGHLEVVKELLKYTTKDAISHRNRSGLDPLHLAASNGHQAIVQLLLEHDPTMGKTVGQSNATPLISAATKGHAAVVHELLSKDPSLLEMTKSNGKNALHLAARQGHVEVVKALLDKDPQLARRTDKKGQTALHMAVKGLSCEVVVLLLEADPAIVMLPDKFGNTALHVATRKKRTQIVNTLLRLPDTNVNALTRDRKTALDIAEALHFTEETSEIRECLAHYGGVKASELNQPRDELRNTVTQIKKDVHFQLEQTRKTNKNVSGIANELRRLHREGINNATNSVTVVAVLFSTVAFAAIFTIPGGAKENGTAVVVSSLSFKMFFIFNAIALFTSLAVVVVQITLVRGETKTERRVIEVINKLMWLASVCTTVAFSSSSYIVVGRHRKWAAILVTVIGGIIMAGVLGSMTYYVMKSRRIRKVRKKEKSSRRSANSSWHYSETDSEVKPIYAI, from the exons ATGGAATACGGAATCGAAGAAG AAAACGAGATGGATCTAGAGAAGGGTCTGGACAAGCCGTTTAACTCAAGTCCTAACCTTCTCGCAgaggtatcatcatcatcatcactccCTTTTCCGTCACCAACACCGTCGCCTGCTGCAACACCAAGGGCGACCCTGGTGTTCACTAATTCTGGCAAGAAATTGCTCGTGTCCAATTCGAGCAAGTCACTGGTTGTTTCCAATTCGGGAAAGCGGTTTGATAGAAAGAAGTACTTGAGGCAGGTGACCGGCCGTCACAATGATACCGAGCTGCATTTGGCTGCGCAGCGTGATGATTTGGAGGCTGTTAAGAGAATTCTTGGTGAAATTGATGAGCAGATGATAGGGACGTTGAGCGGTACTGATTTTGATGCTGAG GTTGCCGAGATAAGGTCTGCAGTGGTGAATGAGGTGAATGAGCTAGGAGATACAGCCTTGTCCACTGCAGCCGAGAGAGGACACTTAGAGGTTGTAAAGGAGTTGTTGAAGTATACGACCAAGGATGCGATTTCGCACAGGAATCGATCAGGGCTTGATCCTCTTCATCTTGCTGCAAGTAATGGTCATCAAG CTATTGTCCAGCTACTGTTAGAGCACGACCCCACAATGGGAAAAACAGTTGGCCAATCAAATGCAACTCCTCTTATTTCTGCCGCCACAAAAGGGCACGCAGCTGTAGTTCATGAATTGCTATCAAAAGATCCGAGCTTACTAGAGATGACTAAATCCAATGGAAAAAATGCTTTGCATCTAGCTGCCCGGCAGGGGCACGTAGAAGTTGTGAAGGCGTTGCTTGACAAAGATCCACAGCTAGCCCGTAGGACTGATAAGAAAGGGCAGACTGCATTGCATATGGCTGTTAAAGGATTGAGTTGTGAAGTGGTGGTGCTGCTGCTGGAGGCAGATCCAGCTATTGTTATGCTCCCAGATAAGTTTGGGAATACAGCATTGCACGTAGCCACCAGGAAAAAGCGGACACAG ATAGTGAATACATTGCTGCGCCTTCCTGACACAAATGTCAACGCACTAACAAGGGACCGTAAAACAGCCCTTGACATAGCTGAAGCCCTCCACTTCACTGAAGAAACCTCAGAGATAAGAGAGTGTTTGGCTCATTACGGTGGCGTAAAAGCAAGTGAGCTTAACCAGCCACGGGATGAGCTTCGGAACACTGTAACACAGATTAAGAAAGATGTGCACTTCCAGCTTGAACAAAcccgaaaaacaaacaaaaatgtaAGCGGGATTGCCAATGAGCTCCGTAGGCTCCACAGGGAAGGAATTAACAATGCCACTAACTCAGTCACAGTGGTTGCTGTACTCTTTTCAACAGTTGCGTTTGCAGCTATTTTCACTATTCCTGGTGGTGCCAAAGAAAATGGAACGGCTGTAGTGGTGAGCAGTTTATCATTTAAGATGTTTTTCATCTTCAATGCCATTGCACTCTTCACTTCACTGGCTGTTGTGGTGGTACAAATCACACTTGTTAGAGGAGAGACAAAAACAGAAAGAAGGGTTATAGAGGTGATCAATAAATTAATGTGGCTGGCCTCAGTCTGCACTACAGTAGCATTTAGTTCATCATCATATATAGTAGTTGGCCGGCATCGCAAGTGGGCTGCGATTCTTGTTACGGTTATAGGAGGAATTATAATGGCAGGAGTTCTTGGCTCCATGACTTATTATGTGATGAAGTCCAGAAGGATTAGAAAGGtgaggaagaaagagaaatcttcaagaagaagtgcAAATAGTTCTTGGCATTATTCAGAAACTGATTCAGAAGTAAAACCAATCTATGCCATTTGA
- the LOC133689195 gene encoding probable membrane-associated kinase regulator 4: protein MLSPFLGPSSSPPHKHLSLKNNTDTEFLDSMLHEMATDQSDDYIDMELSSSSSFICYSISSPSRSREFEFQMSSVSQGRETTTSSADELFYKGKLLPLHLPPRLLMVQKLLQNPTTTTLNNKTEAAFAENYVIPFINSSTTPSTNTSTPLESCNISPSESRMISSELNPDEYFFEWPTEANSFLGDHQKKSWTKKLKQSSLGQKLKASRAYLKSLFSKSGCTDESCAEAACNTEEEAISKGQDCMIKYMKVPKKNPYGNVDNGRYKISNALKRSIEKEMAEDPFRCQRRSFSGAIQWHSTTKSSLSSSSSTSISSSGSSSSSSSSFSFSSNGFCDLQLLKRSSSSNSEFESSIEGAIAHCKRSQQLFSSRKTSSEGGVCSLSAPVIAASGDQERPKLCGI, encoded by the coding sequence ATGCTCTCCCCCTTTCTTGGTCCATCAAGCTCACCTCCCCATAAGCATCTTTCCCTCAAAAACAACACAGACACAGAGTTCTTAGACAGTATGCTACATGAAATGGCCACAGACCAATCTGATGACTACATTGACATGGAGTTGAGCTCCTCTTCAAGCTTCATTTGTTACTCCATTAGCTCTCCATCACGAAGCAGAGAGTTCGAGTTCCAAATGTCTTCAGTTTCTCAGGGTAGAGAAACCACAACATCCTCAGCTGATGAACTCTTCTACAAGGGAAAACTCCTCCCTCTCCACCTCCCTCCTCGCTTGTTAATGGTTCAAAAGCTCCTCCAAAACCCCACCACCACTACCTTAAACAATAAAACAGAAGCAGCCTTTGCTGAAAACTATGTCATTCCCTTCATTAATAGCTCCACCACACCTTCCACTAATACCAGTACCCCATTGGAATCTTGCAATATCTCACCGTCAGAATCTCGTATGATTAGCAGTGAACTAAACCCAGATGAATATTTCTTTGAATGGCCAACTGAAGCTAACAGTTTCCTTGGAGATCATCAAAAGAAGTCATGGACTAAGAAGCTAAAACAATCCTCACTTGGTCAAAAACTCAAAGCTTCAAGAGCATACCTAAAGTCTTTGTTTAGTAAGTCTGGCTGCACAGATGAATCCTGCGCTGAAGCAGCATGCAATACAGAAGAAGAAGCTATTTCAAAAGGCCAGGACTGTATGATCAAGTATATGAAAGTACCAAAGAAGAATCCATATGGAAATGTTGATAATGGCAGATACAAGATATCAAATGCCCTCAAGAGAAGCATTGAGAAAGAGATGGCTGAAGACCCTTTTCGTTGTCAAAGGAGGTCTTTCTCAGGGGCAATTCAATGGCATTCTACAACTAAGTCTTCTTTATCCTCATCCTCATCTACGTCCATATCTTCATCTggttcttcttcatcatcatcatcatccttttCATTTAGTTCAAATGGGTTCTGTGACTTACAGTTGCTCAAGAGAAGTAGCAGTTCAAATTCAGAGTTCGAGAGTTCAATTGAGGGAGCGATTGCTCATTGTAAAAGGTCACAGCAGCTGTTTAGTTCAAGAAAGACTTCAAGTGAAGGTGGAGTCTGTTCATTGTCTGCGCCAGTAATTGCAGCTTCTGGGGATCAAGAGAGGCCTAAACTATGCGGCATATAA
- the LOC133689976 gene encoding ankyrin repeat-containing protein At5g02620-like — protein sequence MEPPARQQISRQKKMTKQLTGKRDDTPFHAVVRAGNLKLVKEMIAENLGEAAELTVMLSKQNQSGETALYVASEYSHVDIVKELIKYYDTGLASLKARNGYDAFHIAAKQGDLEIVEVLMEVDPELSLTFDSSNTTALHSAASQGHVEVVNFLLEKCSGLALIAKSNGKTALHSAARNGHLEILKALLSKEPGLVIKIDKKGQTALHMAVKGQTVELVEELIMSDPSLMNMVDNKGNSALHIAVRKGRDQIVRKLLDQKGIDKTIVNRSRETPFDIAEKNGHRGMASILEEHGVLSAKSMKPTTKTANRELKQTVSDIKHGVHNQLETTRLTRKRVQGIAKRLNKMHTEGLNNAINSTTVVAVLIATVAFAAIFQLPGQFVDNPDNLAPGQSAGEAKIAPKPEFMIFIIFDSIALFISLAVVVVQTSIVVIERKAKKQLMSVINKLMWLACVLISVAFLALSYVVVGDDEKWLALSVTVIGTIIMVTTIGTMGYWVIVQRIETSKLRRSLTSRSRSESMSFMEESEILENDFKKLYAI from the exons ATGGAACCTCCGGCGAGGCAGCAAATTTCCCGGCAGAAGAAGATGACAAAACAGTTGACAGGGAAACGGGATGACACGCCGTTTCATGCGGTGGTGAGAGCTGGGAATTTGAAGCTGGTTAAGGAAATGATAGCTGAGAATCTTGGAGAAGCTGCAGAGTTGACTGTGATGTTGTCGAAACAGAACCAATCAGGAGAAACTGCTTTATATGTTGCTTCAGAGTATTCGCATGTTGATATAGTGAAGGAGCTGATTAAGTACTATGACACTGGTTTGGCTAGTCTAAAAGCAAGAAATGGGTATGATGCTTTTCACATAGCTGCCAAGCAAGGTGATTTGG AGATAGTGGAAGTTCTCATGGAGGTCGATCCTGAACTTTCTTTGACCTTTGATTCATCAAACACTACAGCTTTGCACTCTGCTGCCTCACAAGGGCATGTTGAAGTAGTGAATTTTTTGTTAGAGAAATGCAGTGGCCTCGCTTTGATAGCAAAAAGTAATGGTAAAACTGCCTTGCATTCGGCAGCAAGGAATGGACATTTGGAGATTTTGAAAGCCCTTTTAAGTAAAGAACCTGGACTCGTGATTAAGATTGATAAGAAAGGCCAGACAGCTCTCCATATGGCAGTTAAGGGACAGACTGTTGAGCTGGTGGAGGAGCTGATCATGTCAGATCCTTCTTTGATGAACATGGTTGATAATAAAGGCAACTCTGCTTTGCATATTGCAGTACGTAAGGGTAGAGATCAG ATCGTTAGGAAGCTACTTGACCAAAAGGGAATTGACAAAACAATTGTCAACAGATCCAGAGAAACCCCCTTTGATATTGCTGAGAAAAATGGCCACAGAGGAATGGCCTCCATCTTAGAAGAACATGGAGTCTTATCTGCCAAATCCATGAAGCCTACAACTAAAACAGCCAACCGAGAACTAAAGCAAACTGTAAGTGACATAAAGCACGGGGTTCACAACCAGCTTGAGACCACACGGCTAACACGAAAACGCGTTCAAGGTATAGCCAAGAGGCTCAACAAAATGCACACTGAAGGTCTCAACAATGCGATTAACTCAACCACAGTTGTTGCAGTCCTTATTGCCACTGTTGCGTTTGCTGCCATCTTCCAGCTCCCTGGCCAGTTTGTTGATAACCCAGATAACCTCGCACCCGGACAGTCTGCTGGAGAAGCGAAAATTGCTCCCAAACCCGAGTTCATGATTTTCATCATATTTGACTCTATTGCTCTCTTTATATCATTGGCTGTAGTGGTGGTTCAAACTTCTATCGTTGTTATAGAGAGAAAGGcaaaaaaacaactaatgtCCGTGATCAACAAGCTAATGTGGTTGGCTTGTGTGCTGATTTCAGTTGCATTCCTTGCACTCTCATACGTTGTTGTGGGAGATGATGAGAAGTGGTTGGCACTATCTGTAACAGTCATAGGGACAATAATCATGGTAACAACAATTGGGACGATGGGTTATTGGGTAATTGTACAGAGAATTGAGACTTCCAAATTACGGAGATCATTAACAAGTAGGTCACGATCAGAGTCGATGTCGTTCATGGAAGAATCAGAGATTCTGGAAAATGACTTCAAGAAACTCTATGCAATTTGA